A stretch of DNA from Candidatus Pseudomonas phytovorans:
CGCGCGGCCTGGTCGGGGACGATCTTCACGCTGCCGTTGGGCAGGTCGACGGTGGCATAGCCCTGAGCGCGCAACTGCGCCAGGAAAATGTCGTAGATGGCATCGGCGTCGTGCAGGTCGACGGTGCGCACGGTGACCTTGCCTTTGACCCGGGGGTCGACGATGAAGGTGGTGCCGGTGATGCGCGACACGCTGTCGATGAACTCGCCCAGCTCGGTGTCGACGAAGTTCACCTCGTACATGGGCGTGCCATTTTCATCGAAAACCGGTTCTTCGGCGCGGGCCTCAGGCAGGCCAACGGCCAGGGCCAGGCTCAGCATGGCGGCCATGCAATATCTAACAGGCATCGTTCATCCTTGCCGCTTGAAGCCGGTCACGACGGGGCGTGGCGGCCAGGGCAGGCGTTCACGCCGCCCCTGGTTGTTGAAAATCAGGCCATCGGTGTCGATGTCCTGTAGCACGATCCCCGGTGCCAGGCGTTGACCACGGGCCAGGGTGCGTACCTGCTCGCCGTAACGCAGCACCACCACACTAGAGGACAGCGGCTGCGCCCTGAGGCCGCCAAGGTAGTGCAATGGCAGGCGGGTAATAACGATGGCGCCGTCGTCGATGGGCACTTGCCAGTGGCCGACCATCAACCCGGGCAGCGGGCTGACGGCGACCGTCGGCGCCATGGCCGGTTGCGGCTGGCGGCTCAGTTGCAGCACACACTGGGCGGCCAGCCAGCCGGCCAGGGTCAGACCGGCACCGGTGAAAATGCGCGAGGCGAGTGTCACGAGGCCAACTGCCGTGGGTGCCAGCCCGGGTGCCCCTGTACGTAACGCACTTCGGGCAGTTGCAGCGGCGCCAGTTGCCAGTCGCCACGCTGGCGGGCGAGCCAGGCTTCGACCCGCTGCCACAAGGGTTCGCCGGCCTGGCTTTCAAACTGCAGGCCGAAGGTGCGGCACAGGCCCTGCACCGGCTCCAGCCCAGAGATGCGCTTGCCTTGAGGGCTGTAGCTGACACCCCAGGCCTGCCCCTGCCAGCGCGGCAGGTCCTGGCTGTTGTCCAGCAGTAGAGGGTCGCCGAACAGTTGCTCTGCCGCGTTTTCCAGCACTTGTTCCACTTGCCGGGCTGGCGCTTCGACCACCGGTGCCGGGTAGCCACCGGTGAGGCTGATCAGGTGTTCGCGCGTGATTGACGCGCCTGCCGGCAGCGGGTAGTCATAACGCAGGCCCGGCAACAGCACGGGCATGCCGCTGCCATCGGCCAAGGCTTGATGCAGCAGGCGGTCCCAGCTGCCGCCACGGGTATCGCGGCGCCACAAGGCCTGTGGCGCGCGGGCCAGCGGTTGATCGAGCCACGCCGCGTGGCCGGCACGTTGCTGGCGCAGCGCTGCCTGCAATGGCCCGACACGCAGCTGCGCGGCAGGCGCCAGTTGTTGTTCAAAGGCCGGGAAGAAACGCCCGTCGAACTGCCACAACCCAGCCACGCGCTGGCAGCGCAGGCGGAAAGCACCGCTGCCCCGACAACCGGCAAACAGCACCGGTACACGGCGACCACTGGCCTGGGTCACTTCGACGGGCGCCGGCCACAGGTCTTGGCCACGGGCGCACAACAGCACATCGATTTGTGGCACCCGTTCAGCCAGCCACAGGCCGGGGCCGGTGCCGACATCGGCCATGGCCACCACCAGGTCGGCCTCGCGCCGGGCCTGCTCGAACACCGGCTGAAGTGACTGGTACCACTGTTTGAGAGAGGCTTTCTGGTCCTGGGCGTAGGGGTCGGTCACGCCGACCACGGCAATTCGGGCGCCGCCGCGCTCGAAGACGTGCAAGGCGTCCAGGCCCAGGGCCTGGCGCTGCCCGTCCGCCAGGCCAGCGCCCAGGGTAATTGCACCCGCCTGGCGATAAAGCCCTGTGCTGCGTTGTGGCCACAGCACACGCTCGTCACTGCTGACCCGCGCTTCTGTGCCCAGCAGTTGGCTGCCCTGCACCCCGCTTTCGCCCTGGGTCAGGTAGGCCAGGCCACTGCCGTTCCAGCCTTGGCCATTCTCCAGGGTCAGGCTGTTGCCTGCCCCGGCCTCGCCGCGCAGTTGCTCCAGCAGTGCCGCCAGCACCGCATAGCCGCCCAGTTGGGCGACTGTTGCCTGGCTGGCATCCAGCAGCGGCGCCAGTTGCGGGTAGGCCAGGCTGGCGCTGCTGCCAGTCATCCACGGCGCGCGGCCAAGGTGGCTGACAGGCCCAAGGCGGGTCGCGGGTACCACGGCCTGGCCGGGTTGCCGGGCATCGAGGGTATCGGCCACGTACAGCAGGTCGAGCCGGGCATTGCCGCCCTGCTGCCCCGGGAAGGCGGAGCAGGCGCCGAGCAGCGGTGCCAAGGCACCGACACCCATCCAGCCCATTACTTCGCGCCTGTGCACACTGCTTGCCATCGAACCCGCCATCCTTATCCACGTTCATTCAGGGCTCCGGATGTTGCGGCGTTGGCATTACAGTTTGATGGCAGAAATCCGACAGCCATTCCAAATTGATCTGTCAGAGGCTCTTCTAAGAGCGAGTCGTTTTAAAAACCCCTTAACATTTCTGCCAATCAATCA
This window harbors:
- a CDS encoding lipoprotein UxpA, with product MASSVHRREVMGWMGVGALAPLLGACSAFPGQQGGNARLDLLYVADTLDARQPGQAVVPATRLGPVSHLGRAPWMTGSSASLAYPQLAPLLDASQATVAQLGGYAVLAALLEQLRGEAGAGNSLTLENGQGWNGSGLAYLTQGESGVQGSQLLGTEARVSSDERVLWPQRSTGLYRQAGAITLGAGLADGQRQALGLDALHVFERGGARIAVVGVTDPYAQDQKASLKQWYQSLQPVFEQARREADLVVAMADVGTGPGLWLAERVPQIDVLLCARGQDLWPAPVEVTQASGRRVPVLFAGCRGSGAFRLRCQRVAGLWQFDGRFFPAFEQQLAPAAQLRVGPLQAALRQQRAGHAAWLDQPLARAPQALWRRDTRGGSWDRLLHQALADGSGMPVLLPGLRYDYPLPAGASITREHLISLTGGYPAPVVEAPARQVEQVLENAAEQLFGDPLLLDNSQDLPRWQGQAWGVSYSPQGKRISGLEPVQGLCRTFGLQFESQAGEPLWQRVEAWLARQRGDWQLAPLQLPEVRYVQGHPGWHPRQLAS
- a CDS encoding pilus assembly protein PilZ; amino-acid sequence: MTLASRIFTGAGLTLAGWLAAQCVLQLSRQPQPAMAPTVAVSPLPGLMVGHWQVPIDDGAIVITRLPLHYLGGLRAQPLSSSVVVLRYGEQVRTLARGQRLAPGIVLQDIDTDGLIFNNQGRRERLPWPPRPVVTGFKRQG